The Sphingomonas alpina genome has a segment encoding these proteins:
- a CDS encoding phytanoyl-CoA dioxygenase family protein produces MSSAPLSAAFAGPLDHVRGLATYWASLTGRSGEALPYEQWRTLLDTLGLGIEQVTTHAGRQRPDYDGFVAWILDIAGMPDPVTVARYHAQIDGTVPPDLVRSQLAAIDAAPPALNDAELASWAEDGVVVLRNAITAAEAEAAAEALWELVGGQAADPDSWYDRSRRQGIMIQHFQHPAQAVIRRSSRIHKAFAQLWGTADLWMTTDRMSFNPPERPGDPFPGPHLHWDASLTRPIPFGTQGILYLTDTAADQGALQLVPGFHRRIDAWLDSLGDRHPREVDLSADAVTIPARAGDLVIWREDLPHGASPNRSPRPRLAQYLTMYSAEPQPKRPWL; encoded by the coding sequence TTGAGCAGCGCGCCACTGTCCGCCGCATTTGCCGGCCCGCTCGATCATGTGCGCGGCTTGGCGACCTATTGGGCCTCGCTGACCGGGCGATCGGGTGAGGCCCTGCCCTATGAGCAGTGGCGCACCCTGCTCGACACGCTGGGTTTGGGAATCGAACAGGTGACGACGCATGCCGGCCGCCAGCGGCCCGATTATGACGGCTTCGTCGCCTGGATCCTGGACATTGCGGGAATGCCCGATCCCGTAACGGTGGCGCGCTATCATGCCCAGATCGACGGCACGGTGCCGCCGGACCTCGTTCGATCGCAGCTCGCCGCGATCGATGCCGCCCCGCCTGCTCTGAACGACGCCGAACTGGCCAGCTGGGCGGAAGACGGCGTGGTGGTGTTGCGGAATGCGATCACCGCCGCCGAGGCAGAAGCAGCAGCGGAGGCGCTCTGGGAACTGGTCGGCGGGCAAGCCGCGGATCCGGACAGCTGGTATGACAGATCGCGCCGGCAAGGCATCATGATCCAGCATTTCCAGCACCCGGCACAAGCCGTCATCCGCCGCTCGTCACGCATCCACAAGGCGTTCGCACAGCTATGGGGCACGGCCGATCTGTGGATGACCACCGACCGGATGAGTTTCAACCCGCCCGAGCGGCCGGGCGATCCCTTTCCCGGCCCCCATCTCCATTGGGACGCCAGCCTGACCCGGCCAATCCCGTTCGGGACGCAGGGCATCCTCTACCTGACCGACACCGCAGCCGATCAGGGGGCTCTGCAACTCGTGCCTGGTTTCCATCGCCGCATCGACGCCTGGCTCGATAGTCTGGGCGATCGGCATCCACGCGAAGTAGACCTGTCGGCGGACGCAGTGACGATTCCGGCCAGAGCGGGCGATCTGGTCATCTGGCGCGAAGACCTGCCGCATGGGGCAAGCCCCAATCGCTCACCGCGCCCCCGCCTCGCCCAGTATCTGACGATGTATTCGGCCGAGCCGCAGCCCAAGCGGCCCTGGCTATAA
- a CDS encoding protein-disulfide reductase DsbD family protein, which yields MRGLYCLIVTLLALMAIPARAESPAAPGAGPHLTITLVAESERPAAGSEVTLALDTRPESGWHGYWLNPGDAGFPAKLDWTLPAGVTAGEPRYPVPGTLLIAGLMNYVFEKPYAPLVTLTIPAGLAAGSKLPVRLKAAYLVCSAQVCVPENADLALDLIVGDGSIAPAARATFDAWRRAIPRPLDARATWQVTNGIATIAIPYPAAAPLKDAYFFPLTMNAIDYAAPQKVTRDGDRVILSTKGKTAGALSGVLRIGEGQGLAVTAEPGVVAGATQGGGAAESGGVLVATLLAFGGAVLGGLLLNIMPCVFPILSLKALSLARGHLDERAARREALGYTAGVVAVCVALGGAILALRAGGSAVGWAFQLQDPRMILLLLLLTVAIALNLGGLFEIPTPTFVGNSGGVGGAFATGALAAFIATPCTGPFMGVALGAALILPWPAALAVFAGLGLGLALPFLALGFVPALRKRLPRPGAWMETFRHILSVPMWLTAIALAWVLGRQAGINGMTLGLIAALGIALILWLAGRRQARGLSFGVAATLAMLAIAGGALAFVERSAAAPVQAAGSEAFSEARLAALRAEGRPVFAYFTADWCLTCKVNEAAAIDLASTRDAFAAGKVAVLVGDWTDGDPVLGRFIEQHNRAGVPLYLYYAPGAAEPQILPQVLTPGLLSDLARK from the coding sequence ATGCGCGGTTTGTATTGCCTGATTGTGACGCTGCTGGCGCTGATGGCCATCCCCGCCCGGGCGGAATCGCCCGCCGCTCCGGGGGCCGGGCCGCACCTCACCATTACGCTGGTGGCGGAAAGCGAACGGCCGGCGGCCGGGAGTGAGGTGACCCTGGCACTCGACACGCGCCCGGAGTCCGGCTGGCATGGCTATTGGCTCAATCCGGGCGATGCCGGCTTTCCGGCAAAGCTCGACTGGACCCTGCCGGCCGGTGTGACCGCGGGTGAACCGCGCTATCCGGTGCCCGGCACGCTGCTGATCGCCGGCCTGATGAACTATGTGTTCGAGAAGCCCTATGCGCCGCTGGTCACGCTGACGATCCCGGCGGGGCTGGCAGCGGGAAGCAAGCTCCCGGTGCGGCTGAAAGCCGCCTATCTGGTCTGCTCGGCGCAAGTCTGCGTGCCGGAAAATGCCGACCTGGCGCTCGATCTGATCGTTGGCGACGGATCGATCGCGCCGGCGGCGCGTGCGACCTTCGACGCCTGGCGGCGGGCGATCCCTAGGCCACTCGATGCCAGGGCGACCTGGCAGGTGACGAACGGCATCGCGACGATCGCCATACCCTATCCGGCGGCAGCGCCGCTCAAAGACGCCTATTTCTTTCCTCTGACCATGAACGCGATCGATTACGCCGCACCGCAAAAGGTCACGCGTGACGGCGACCGGGTGATCCTTTCGACCAAAGGCAAGACGGCCGGCGCGCTTTCCGGCGTGCTGCGGATCGGTGAAGGCCAGGGGCTTGCGGTGACGGCGGAGCCCGGCGTGGTTGCCGGGGCAACGCAAGGTGGCGGCGCGGCCGAAAGCGGCGGCGTGCTGGTCGCGACACTGTTGGCGTTCGGAGGTGCGGTGCTTGGCGGCCTGCTGCTCAACATCATGCCGTGCGTGTTCCCGATCCTCAGCCTCAAGGCACTAAGTCTTGCGCGCGGGCATCTCGACGAACGTGCGGCGCGGCGCGAGGCGCTTGGCTATACCGCCGGGGTCGTTGCCGTATGCGTGGCGCTCGGCGGCGCGATCCTGGCGCTCAGGGCAGGGGGCAGCGCGGTCGGCTGGGCGTTCCAGCTGCAGGACCCACGCATGATTCTGCTGCTGCTGCTGCTCACCGTGGCGATCGCGCTTAATCTGGGCGGCCTGTTCGAGATTCCGACCCCGACCTTTGTCGGCAATTCCGGCGGCGTGGGAGGCGCCTTTGCCACCGGAGCCTTGGCAGCATTTATTGCCACGCCGTGCACGGGGCCATTCATGGGCGTGGCATTGGGTGCAGCGCTGATCCTGCCCTGGCCCGCTGCACTAGCGGTGTTCGCGGGGCTCGGGCTTGGGCTGGCCTTGCCCTTTCTCGCGCTCGGTTTCGTGCCGGCCTTGCGCAAACGGTTGCCCAGGCCGGGGGCGTGGATGGAGACCTTCCGTCACATCCTCAGCGTGCCGATGTGGCTGACCGCGATCGCGTTGGCCTGGGTGCTGGGGCGCCAGGCTGGGATCAACGGCATGACGCTTGGCTTGATCGCCGCGCTCGGCATCGCCCTGATATTATGGTTGGCAGGCCGGCGACAGGCGCGCGGCTTGTCGTTCGGCGTCGCTGCGACGCTCGCTATGCTGGCGATCGCGGGCGGCGCGCTCGCCTTTGTCGAGCGATCGGCCGCCGCACCGGTACAGGCAGCGGGCAGCGAGGCATTCAGCGAAGCGCGCCTCGCCGCCCTGCGCGCCGAGGGGCGGCCGGTCTTTGCCTATTTCACCGCCGATTGGTGCCTGACCTGCAAGGTCAACGAAGCGGCGGCGATCGATCTCGCTTCGACCCGCGACGCGTTTGCGGCCGGCAAGGTCGCGGTACTGGTCGGCGATTGGACCGATGGCGATCCGGTACTCGGCCGCTTTATCGAGCAGCATAATCGCGCGGGCGTGCCGCTCTATCTCTATTACGCCCCCGGCGCGGCCGAGCCGCAGATCCTTCCGCAAGTGCTGACACCGGGCCTGCTAAGCGATCTGGCCAGGAAGTAG
- a CDS encoding alkaline phosphatase family protein produces MKTLASTLALAAALVTTPVSAQTAPGSTAPAIAPVKMTPPKNAPKLIVAISVDQFSADLLDKNRAYFTDGFARLLKGAVFPSGFQSHAATETCPGHSTILTGNRPANTGIIANNWIDQAAARTDKQVYCAEDESVPGSNSGKYTVSDKHLKVPTLGERMKAADPRTRVVSVAGKDRAAVMMGGHKVDELWWWDGKAFVSYAGRAEPGVVTRANTATAALIARAQPALEVPAWCTVRDKAIPIGGDKTVGTGHFERAAGDTRGFRASPAFDASIVALAAGLVQDMKLGQGPATDIISVGASATDYVGHTYGTDGAEMCIQLANLDATLGAFFDVLDRTGVDYQVVLTADHGGNDLPEREVLQGMPEAQRVDVALAPANMGRAIGQKLGLTMPLLFGDIPNGDVWISTALTADQRKAVIAETIARYKAMSQVAEVLTGTQIAASPMPKGPPENWSFIQKARASYDPTRSGDLLVFLKPRVTPIPNASGGYVATHGSPYNYDRRVPILFWRKGMTGFEQPAGVETVDIAPTLAALIGLPVPGVDGKCLDLGAGKGAPCR; encoded by the coding sequence ATGAAGACTCTGGCGTCGACTCTGGCCCTTGCCGCAGCACTCGTCACTACACCCGTCAGCGCGCAAACGGCACCGGGATCGACCGCACCGGCGATTGCACCGGTCAAGATGACCCCGCCCAAGAACGCGCCGAAACTGATCGTGGCGATCTCGGTCGATCAATTCTCCGCCGACCTGCTCGACAAGAACCGGGCTTATTTCACCGACGGTTTTGCCCGGCTGCTGAAGGGCGCCGTGTTCCCGTCGGGCTTTCAGAGTCATGCCGCGACCGAGACCTGCCCGGGCCATTCGACCATTCTGACCGGCAACCGCCCGGCCAACACCGGCATCATCGCCAACAACTGGATCGACCAGGCCGCGGCGCGGACCGACAAACAGGTCTATTGCGCCGAGGACGAGAGCGTGCCGGGCAGCAATTCGGGCAAATACACCGTGTCCGACAAGCATCTGAAGGTCCCGACACTGGGCGAGCGGATGAAAGCGGCCGATCCGCGTACCCGCGTCGTCTCTGTTGCGGGCAAGGACCGCGCCGCGGTGATGATGGGCGGCCACAAGGTCGACGAGCTGTGGTGGTGGGACGGCAAGGCCTTTGTCTCCTATGCCGGGCGCGCCGAACCCGGCGTGGTGACCCGCGCCAACACCGCGACCGCCGCACTGATCGCCAGGGCCCAGCCTGCACTGGAGGTGCCCGCCTGGTGCACGGTGCGCGACAAGGCGATCCCGATCGGGGGCGACAAGACCGTCGGCACCGGCCATTTCGAGCGCGCAGCCGGCGACACGCGCGGCTTTCGCGCATCGCCCGCGTTCGACGCGTCGATCGTCGCGCTGGCCGCCGGGCTCGTGCAGGACATGAAGCTTGGCCAGGGCCCGGCGACCGACATCATCTCGGTCGGTGCGTCGGCAACCGACTATGTCGGCCATACCTATGGCACCGATGGCGCGGAGATGTGCATCCAGCTGGCCAATCTCGATGCGACGCTCGGCGCATTCTTCGATGTGCTCGACCGGACCGGGGTCGATTATCAGGTCGTGCTCACCGCCGACCATGGCGGTAACGACCTGCCCGAGCGCGAAGTCCTGCAAGGCATGCCGGAGGCGCAGCGCGTCGATGTCGCGCTCGCGCCGGCCAATATGGGCAGGGCCATCGGCCAGAAGCTCGGCCTGACCATGCCGCTGCTGTTCGGCGATATCCCCAATGGCGATGTGTGGATTTCCACCGCCCTGACCGCCGACCAGCGCAAGGCGGTGATCGCCGAGACGATTGCCCGCTACAAGGCGATGTCGCAGGTCGCCGAGGTGCTGACCGGCACGCAGATCGCGGCAAGCCCGATGCCGAAAGGCCCGCCGGAGAACTGGTCGTTCATCCAGAAGGCCCGCGCATCCTATGATCCGACTCGCTCGGGTGACCTGCTGGTGTTCCTGAAGCCGCGCGTCACGCCTATTCCCAATGCCAGTGGCGGCTATGTCGCGACGCATGGCAGCCCCTATAATTACGACCGCCGCGTACCGATCCTGTTCTGGCGCAAGGGCATGACCGGGTTCGAGCAGCCGGCCGGCGTCGAGACGGTCGATATCGCCCCGACCCTCGCGGCGCTGATCGGCCTGCCCGTGCCCGGAGTCGACGGCAAGTGCCTCGACCTCGGCGCAGGCAAAGGCGCACCCTGCCGTTGA
- a CDS encoding circularly permuted type 2 ATP-grasp protein, translated as MGKRHAFDEIMGQSGSATPRPELAALGRWIDETPDGELRRRQQSAEATFRQLGITFAVYGDSDASERIIPFDIVPRIFLADEWARLSEGLIQRVEAINAFLDDIYGARKILDAGVLPPDLIFGNPQFRPEIAGIRPPHGIWAHICGIDLVRTGPDEFFVLEDNARTPSGVSYMLENREAMLRLCPELFREFRVAAVDSYPDRLLETMKSVAPNGVVAPVCVVLTPGHYNSAYYEHSFLADSMGIELVEAADLLVDDDVVWMRTIAGRVKVDVIYRRIDDDYLDPLVFNPNSMLGVPGLISAYAAGNVALINAPGNGIADDKAIYSYMPEIVKFYSGAEPKLPNVETWRCREPQALKYVLDHLEQLVVKLVDGSGGYGMLVGPTATKQEIEDFRAALIAEPHRYIAQPTLALSTVPTLSDAGLSPRHVDFRPFVLMGSKGVQVVPGGLTRVALKEGSLVVNSSQGGGTKDSFVLMDGGNVQRQAQSHGGMTQSQGA; from the coding sequence ATGGGGAAACGACACGCGTTCGACGAGATCATGGGCCAGAGCGGTAGCGCCACGCCGCGCCCCGAACTCGCCGCGCTTGGCCGCTGGATCGACGAAACCCCCGATGGTGAACTGCGCCGCCGCCAGCAAAGCGCCGAGGCGACCTTCCGCCAGCTCGGCATCACCTTCGCGGTGTATGGCGATAGCGACGCGAGTGAACGGATCATCCCGTTCGACATCGTGCCGCGCATCTTCCTCGCTGACGAATGGGCGCGGCTGTCCGAAGGGCTGATTCAACGGGTCGAGGCGATCAATGCGTTTCTCGATGATATCTATGGCGCGCGGAAGATCCTTGATGCCGGCGTGCTGCCGCCCGACCTGATCTTCGGCAACCCGCAATTCCGTCCCGAAATCGCCGGCATCCGCCCGCCGCACGGCATCTGGGCGCATATCTGCGGCATCGATCTGGTGCGCACCGGCCCGGACGAGTTCTTCGTGCTGGAGGACAATGCCCGCACGCCCTCCGGCGTCAGCTATATGCTCGAAAACCGCGAAGCGATGCTGCGGCTGTGCCCCGAACTATTCCGCGAATTCCGCGTCGCGGCGGTCGATTCCTATCCCGATCGCCTGCTCGAAACCATGAAGTCGGTCGCGCCCAACGGCGTGGTCGCGCCGGTGTGCGTCGTGCTGACGCCGGGCCATTACAACTCGGCTTATTACGAGCACAGCTTCCTTGCCGATTCCATGGGGATCGAACTGGTCGAGGCGGCCGACCTGCTGGTCGATGACGATGTGGTGTGGATGCGGACCATTGCCGGGCGCGTGAAGGTCGATGTGATCTATCGCCGCATCGACGATGATTATCTCGATCCGCTGGTGTTCAACCCCAACTCGATGCTCGGTGTGCCCGGGCTGATCTCGGCCTATGCCGCGGGCAATGTCGCGCTGATCAACGCGCCGGGCAACGGCATCGCCGACGACAAGGCGATCTACAGCTACATGCCCGAGATCGTGAAATTCTATTCCGGCGCCGAACCCAAATTGCCCAATGTCGAGACCTGGCGCTGCCGCGAGCCGCAGGCGCTCAAATATGTGCTCGACCATCTCGAGCAGCTGGTGGTCAAGCTGGTCGATGGCTCGGGCGGCTATGGCATGCTGGTCGGCCCGACCGCGACGAAGCAGGAAATCGAGGATTTCCGTGCGGCGCTGATCGCCGAGCCGCATCGCTACATCGCCCAGCCGACCCTGGCGCTGTCGACCGTGCCGACGCTGAGCGATGCCGGCCTGTCGCCGCGCCATGTCGATTTCCGGCCTTTCGTGCTGATGGGGTCGAAAGGCGTGCAGGTCGTGCCCGGCGGCCTGACGCGCGTGGCGCTGAAGGAAGGGTCGCTGGTGGTGAACTCGTCGCAGGGCGGCGGCACCAAGGACAGCTTCGTGCTGATGGATGGCGGCAACGTGCAGCGGCAGGCCCAGTCGCACGGCGGCATGACGCAGAGCCAAGGCGCCTGA
- a CDS encoding right-handed parallel beta-helix repeat-containing protein, which produces MRRIIPLIALALTVPAAAQQGRAPFTIQETGQGFATIDDAVQSVRMGTATILIAPGTYRQCTIQAGGRITFKAVQPGTAIFEGEACEGKAAFVLRGQESIVDGLIFRGIRVDDGNGAGIRTEMGNLTVRNSMFLDSQEGILGGEPSGQKIVIDRSTFTGLGQCDETVDCSHAIYLANQGSVTITNSRFERGTGGHYVKLRAPNVSITDNSFDDTAGKKTNYMIDLPEGGTGLIARNTFVQGRNKENWTGFIVVAAEARKYRSAGLRVEGNDASLAPGETRSPAFVADYSHERLAIGANRLGAGIRAFETR; this is translated from the coding sequence ATGCGCCGTATCATTCCATTGATCGCCCTTGCCCTGACAGTGCCTGCCGCCGCGCAACAGGGGCGGGCGCCGTTCACAATTCAGGAAACCGGGCAGGGTTTCGCCACGATCGACGATGCGGTGCAATCGGTGCGCATGGGCACGGCGACGATCCTGATCGCACCCGGCACGTATCGGCAGTGCACGATTCAGGCGGGCGGGCGCATCACCTTCAAGGCAGTCCAGCCGGGCACGGCGATCTTCGAGGGTGAGGCGTGCGAGGGAAAGGCGGCTTTCGTGTTGCGTGGCCAGGAATCGATCGTCGATGGCCTGATCTTTCGCGGCATCCGCGTCGATGACGGCAATGGCGCAGGCATCCGCACTGAAATGGGCAATCTGACCGTGCGCAATTCGATGTTCCTCGACAGCCAGGAAGGTATTCTGGGCGGCGAGCCGAGCGGGCAGAAGATCGTCATCGATCGATCGACTTTTACCGGGTTGGGGCAGTGCGACGAAACGGTGGATTGCAGCCACGCCATCTATCTCGCCAATCAAGGGTCGGTGACGATCACCAATTCACGCTTCGAGCGCGGCACTGGCGGACATTATGTCAAGCTGCGCGCGCCCAATGTCTCGATCACCGACAACAGCTTCGACGACACGGCGGGCAAGAAGACCAATTACATGATCGACCTGCCGGAAGGCGGCACCGGATTGATTGCGCGCAACACCTTCGTGCAGGGCCGCAACAAGGAAAACTGGACCGGCTTCATCGTCGTCGCGGCGGAAGCGCGGAAATATCGCTCCGCCGGTCTCAGGGTCGAGGGCAATGATGCCTCGCTCGCGCCGGGCGAGACGCGGTCACCGGCGTTCGTCGCGGATTACAGCCATGAACGTCTCGCGATTGGTGCTAACCGGCTCGGCGCCGGGATCAGGGCGTTCGAGACGCGCTGA
- a CDS encoding alpha-E domain-containing protein, giving the protein MLSRTASSLYWLGRYIERADFIARLVEATVRLDVLSPRPAGEAAWASALAVTETDEAFKASGETVSQQHVARFLTLDITHPGSIVRCLDMARNNAKAVRTALTREAWTAINRAWLMFNGRSSPGGAMATLNLVEAVKTEARGFEGAIHRMLRNQTTWFIRLGQAVERADNTARLLDVKYHLLLPEGERVGGVVDRDQWTTILQTVSAVTAYRWLYSEGLKPANVIDLLIARPELPRSLAASSEETLEILNLLAKRTGLHGEADRMARMRQSRLAKTRSGEVITSGLHQYLQAFNAENNLLHDAIGRQFKFG; this is encoded by the coding sequence ATGCTCTCGCGTACCGCCTCCTCGCTTTACTGGCTTGGCCGATATATCGAGCGGGCGGATTTCATCGCTCGCCTGGTTGAGGCCACGGTGCGTCTCGATGTTCTGTCGCCGCGGCCAGCCGGAGAGGCGGCCTGGGCCAGCGCGCTGGCGGTGACCGAGACCGACGAGGCGTTCAAGGCGAGCGGAGAAACGGTCAGCCAGCAGCATGTCGCGCGCTTCCTGACGCTCGATATCACTCATCCGGGGTCGATCGTCCGCTGTCTCGACATGGCGCGCAACAATGCCAAGGCGGTGCGCACCGCCTTGACCCGCGAGGCGTGGACCGCGATCAACCGCGCCTGGCTGATGTTCAATGGCCGCTCGAGCCCGGGCGGAGCGATGGCGACGCTCAATCTGGTCGAGGCGGTCAAGACTGAAGCGCGCGGGTTCGAAGGCGCGATCCACCGCATGCTGCGCAACCAGACGACCTGGTTCATCCGTCTGGGCCAGGCGGTCGAGCGCGCCGACAACACTGCGCGGCTGCTCGACGTGAAATATCACCTCTTGCTGCCGGAGGGCGAGCGGGTCGGTGGTGTCGTCGATCGCGACCAGTGGACGACGATCCTGCAGACCGTCTCCGCCGTCACCGCCTATCGCTGGCTCTATTCGGAAGGATTGAAGCCGGCGAACGTGATCGACCTGCTGATTGCCCGGCCCGAATTGCCGCGGTCGCTCGCCGCGTCGTCGGAGGAGACATTGGAGATCCTCAACCTGCTCGCCAAGCGGACCGGTTTGCACGGCGAGGCGGATCGCATGGCACGCATGCGCCAGTCGCGGCTTGCCAAGACACGATCCGGGGAAGTGATCACGAGCGGGCTGCACCAGTATCTTCAGGCGTTCAACGCAGAGAACAACCTGCTTCACGATGCCATCGGGCGGCAGTTCAAATTCGGATGA